Genomic segment of Thamnophis elegans isolate rThaEle1 chromosome 17, rThaEle1.pri, whole genome shotgun sequence:
GTTAAGCAacatgttgtaagttgagcaacATGTTGTAAGTAACTCTATTTCTTGGTCAATGCAGGCAAAGGTGGAAAATGAAGCAGGGCTCCCATCCCCCCCCCATATTGCATAACTGGATTACCTCGGGAAGGAAGCTGACCTCTGCCGTCTGATCCACTGAAGGACCCACCTCCTCGTCGGAGTCTGAAATGAGAATTGAGCCATGTTCATGTTCAGGATGGAGAATGGGTGCTCCATctaaaagcagtgtttctcaaccttggcaacttgaagatgtctggacttcaactcccagaattccccagccagcgaatcttcaagttgccaaggttgagaaacactgatctaaagagaCCTATTATAACTACAACACCCAGCGTCCCCTCCCATTGCATGTGCTAGCAGACTGCTGGGAGTTGAAAGCCTCCCCTGCTCTgatttgggtacttgagagaccgcctgctgccaatcacctccactagaccgattagatcccacagattaggcctcctctgaattccatccgccggccagtgtcgactggcgactacccggaggagagccttctctgtggctgctccgaccctctggaacgagctccccgtggggattcgaaccctcaccaccctccaggccttccgcaaagcccttaaaacctggctgttctgacaggactggggctaaagagcttttgcccccctcctcgaatggtatgactcttgtgtgttttaaattatgtattgttatgtatcgtttattttttattttttgtctgtacaccccccttccctgatttgatttgttagccgccctgagtccccttcgggggaaaagggtggcatataaatataataaatgaaataaatgaatgaaatgaaatgatttacAATCCTGATATAGGAGGTGaccagggaggggagagggggtcAAGCAAGTCATCAATCTCAAGTCCCTTCGtgctcacaagagatctaagccCAACCCACCTTGAGTACCTCTGACTTATCTgccgccaatttgctttgactgttagttggACGGATTCTTATCGGGAGAGTTTGACCTTGCAATAAAcctatatattcatttgaacttccTGGACTTCCTGATTTATGGCACCCTCTTTGCTGCTACATGAAAGTACAAACAAACTCCTGATTTGCAGCCCCCCCAGAGCAGTTTCCCACCTAGGCACCCAAGAAATGCAAACGTGGCCCAGCCGTGGCTCTTGTTGAGGGCCGTGGCGATGAAGGTGACCTACCTGAAGATTCGTTGATGGACTCCATGCTGCTGTGGATTTCTGTTGGGgcgggaaagaaaagagagatgaATTCTTTGGAGGCTCTGCTGGGCTGCTGTGGGCACTATTCGGGGCACCCCACCCCCCTGTCCCTCATCTTGCCCACGGCCAGGACTGGTGGTTAATTCGTTGCCTCGTCCTGCCACCGTGGGTTGGGATATCAGGCTGTGAAACTTCAACCAATGTCCTGCCTGGAGACCTGAAGTCATGGAGGATTGATCTGCCCGCAAGAAAACTTTGACCGATCCACCGTCTCTTCAATCCACTGTCTCTGAGACTAGCCACTTCGTCATTAAGTGAAACGGTTGAAAAGTGAAACCACAATTGCCCTTGCAACctgacttcagctttcctttgcttcacAGCCTGCAAAAGTGTCATCCGTGCGACAACTGGTGGCAAAAGTATTTTTCCGTCGCTGTTATAACTCTGATGGTCATTGAACAGGGCAGTCACTAAActaggactatctgtagtaaTCTGGCCCCAAGTAGCTCATAAAAGGGACTGAGACATAACCTGTTGGCCACCTGCCTTGGAAGTGTCCCGTTTTCGGGCATTTAATCggttctgtaaaatctccagaaCTTGTTTAGGATGGCAACACTGGAGAGGTTGCATTCACACAATCTGCTTGCTGAATTCATCCATAGTCTGATGGTGAAATTTACCCTTCTTAGCCTTACAGAAcccagaagggactttggaggtcttctagtccagcccccttgctcaagcaggagacccttacagaataacagagttggaagggactttggaggtcttctagtccagcccctttgctcaagcaggagacccttacagaataacagagttggaagggactttggaggtcttctagtccagcccccttgctcaagcaggagacccttacagaataacagagttggaagggaccttggaggtcttctagtccagcccctttgctcaagcaggagacccttgcagaataacagagttggaagggactttggaggtcttctagtccagcccctttgctcaagcaggagacccttacagaataacagagttggaagggaccttggaggtcttctagtccaccccccttgctcaagcaggagacccttctagaatgacagagttggaagggactttggaggtcttctagtccagcccctttgctcaagcaggagacccttacagaataacagagttggaagggactttgggggtcttctagtccaaccctctgctcgagcACGACACCCTATGCcaatctcagacaaatggctgtccagtcttttcttaaaggcctccagtgatgaggtgcccataacttctggaggcaagttgtcccactgccTTCACTTTTCatttctcaggaaatttctccttagttctaaggttgcttcactccttgattagtttccatccttcttgtcctgccttgaggtgctttggagaataggttgacccccccctcttctttgcggcagcccctcaagtactggaaggctgctatcatggcacccctagtcctttttttcattaggctagagccagtgtttctcaaccttggcaacttgaagatgtccggactacaacttccagaattccccagccagcattcgctggctggggaattctgggagttgaagtccagacatcttcagattgccaaggttgggaaacactggctaGACACACCCAATCCCTGAAGCCTCTCTTCAAGTGTTTCAATCAACCCTTTTGCAAATCAGCAttcctgctaaaaaaaaaaaagaggacagcGATGATGTCtcacctcttcctctttttcgTCTGTACATTAAGAAGAGGACCAGCAAGACCACAAGGACGATCAAAAGTGGGGCGATATATTTAGCATAAAAAGATGCCGAGTGATATTTGCTGGTGACTGGAGGGTCTGTAGGAACACAAAATCAAAGGAAAATCAATTAGATCCTTCCCCAAACCCTATTTTTTTTCTACCAAAATTGCTTAAGCATTTTTATCAAGTATGATTTGtgacagctgccccccccccactgaaaAATGACCCACCAGGCTAACAACTCCAACTCAAATGGTGGGCACCAGGTTGGGGTAACCCAGAGTAAGGATTTAACTCTCATCATCCTCAATCAGTGCACCCAATGGGAGGAGTTGCCACTCCCAGATATGTAACTCTGGTATCGTGGTGCATCTCATCATAGAATAATAGGTTGGACGGtctttggagatcatctagtctaacACAGATGCCTGCCTAGAATAGAGAGTCGCTCCTACAGTAGGCAAGGCTGATCTTGAGGTTCATCTTTGGTGACCATCTGCAAAACCCTGGCTTTTGGGGCTAACGGGGCTTGGGTTTCCAGTCCGAcagcttctggacgtctattgcagtcgcgaggagccgaggagagcgcgaaggttctCGGCGCTCTGGGAAACTGCGAAAGCGGCTGGGAGAGGCACGTGGCTTGGTTTAGTCTCTCTggacagcacagcagcagccccaagtgcgccgatcttGGCATTTTTCGCATTGGGGTGTGctacaagagggagggagtgaagaccttttccggcTGGCGCAAATGACTTCCccagacttgctttgctgagcatggGCCCAttcctccaccaccagcaatccggaaAAGGTCTTAACTCCCtctctcttgcagcatgccccaaTGCAAAAAACGCCAAGGTCggcacacttggggctgctgctgtgaCGTCCAGGGAAGCTAAACCAAGGtgtgcgcctctcccagctgcttttgtGGCTTCCTGGAGTGCCAAGAATTTTCGCGCTCTACTCCGCTCTATCCTCGGCttctcacaactgcaatagacatccagaagcgGCGGGGACTGTCAGGCTGGAAACCCAagcccattagccccaaaagccgcttctagACATGTATTGGAGTCACGAGGAGCGCACGGGGAAGAGCACgaagtccagcggaggcaggaaggttctcggtgCTCCCAAGAACCTTCATGCCTCCGCCGGTTGCCGGTTGCCGGTTGCCCAGCTGGCATGGCCCTGTGTGcgtttcctcctcttccctcctcttcctcttcactccccaaaggctcttctcctccttACCGGAGCTCAGCGGGAGCTAGGCACAAGAGATGGGAGGAAAACCACACCTTGGTAAACCTCgctgggaagggaggtggggaaccagtggggggggggacaccctgGAACACCCCCATGCTTTTCTGGTGGCCACACCTCCTAGGGAAGTTCGGGGAGGTCTTAGGAGGCCGGCTGCACCACACAAGCTACTGCCCGTGAGCAGTGACAGAACAGATGGGGGAAGTGAGCGAGGGGACGGGGCAGATGCTCCGTgacaaacctcttctaaccggtttggtagatttctGGAACATCTTCTACCGAAGAGGttagaaccagcagaaacccacccttgGTCATGGGTGATTTTTATTTCTTGGGATACGGGATCTtttgatttaccatatttttcggagtataaaacgcaccttttccccccaaaaagagagtgaatatctgggtgtgtcttatacactgaaaacagcatttttggcctctcgaaaccctgccccctttgcaaaaatggatgtgcataacctttaggaggctttcagagtgctcccggggggctggggagggcaaaaatgagcagaaaacaggccgtttttgctcatttttgccccccaagcctccaggagcactctacaagctttccaaagctctgcatgcccccacttttttttttgcaaaaaagtgaggcctgcagagggtttgggaggcctgcagagtgcaaaaactttttttaaaaaatttacctcttcaaaattatggtgcgtcttatactccagtgcctcttatagtccgaaaaatatggtacttaagaTGCTTTGGGGGGCTTTTGTTGGTTTCTGATGGCAGATAAAAATATTGCCATCAGCTACCTCTGCAGAATTCTTTGAGGGCGAACAAGGAGCATCTAAGATCATTTAGCATTTAGCCTcgctttggatagtgagatgagCGATGAATACATAtacaatgaataaatatttataaacatcATTATTGTAAATAGTGATATAATAAATCTCCATCTTCTTCTAAATGGATGTTTTTGACTGGCACAGCTACAGCACAGCCATGATGTGAGTCTGCCCAGCCTTTGCCCTCCCAATTTCAAATGTGCCCCTTGGGCATCCCCAAACATTGCTGTCccactaggtcagtgtttctcaaccttggccaacttgaagtcctgtggacttcaagttggccaaggttgagaaacactgccctaggtgAAGCCCTCGGGTGCCTTAACATCACCTGTTTTCGTGCCAGAATCTGCGCTCTGGCAATGCTTCTCCAATGAAACCATGCTGGAGCGTTCACCCGCCTGGCTGCCTACGGTGCAGACATAATCCATGGTGCCTCGCTGAGGCTTCTGTGTGATGTTCAGCGTTTGTGCCCGGGAGAGAACCACGCTGCCGTTGACCTGGGACCAGGTGAAATTCAGGTTGCCGGCTTCCTCTCCGGGCACGGCACAGCGTAGGAGGGCCTGGCAGGTCCCGTTCTCGGCACGGACGGTGATGGTTGGGGCCTTCAGCCGCCCTGGAGGAGCCCAGGAGAGGGGACagttagtacaggggtgtcaaacatggaGGCAGCCCGCGGAATGCTTAAATGTGGCCGTCTTGGAACTAGCAATGGACTGGCCCTTGGTGCTTCTGTTGGCCAAAACGGGGTGTGCAGGGGCCACACTTGGCCTCCtcccgtgccccattttcagcctggatgcCCCCCCATGCTAAAACAGCCCCCTTGGACTCccttttggccagcagagtgctgccgTGGCACGataaaaccacggtccactaaagcgcgcctgattaaagcgcgtacctgacgtcatcagcagcgcgacaaatacgaccgcggagaaaaaagggtgctttaaaaagcgcttttaaagcaagccgattcacgttaaggtaagggttaggtttagggttaggtttagggttaggttaagcgttagggttagggttaggtttagggttaggttaagggttagcgttaggtttagcgttaggtttagggttaggtttagcgttaggtttagggttaggttaagggttaggtttagggttaggtttcggggggttaggtttaggtttacgcattaattttagctttaccgctcacagcgtgcttttttcgtcgcgctgtgatgacgtcaggtacgcggtttcgtcgagcgcgctttagtcgaacgcggttttgtggtggaaccgagtgcTGCAGGGCAAAATGGGCTGTGGGGATGGCCtgtatgtgccccccccccatgcccagttttggctggcagggtggcTTCCATTTTAAATCTCTAAacgtttctttgaaaatgtttccaaaATCCATCGATTCTaatacatttttttgttttaaaaaaaaagccacttCCTTTTAACATTCAGCggttggattttattttattttattttgcttgtgatggggggggaaatggaatgtCGATTCTGGTTTTGCTGCTCATAGAAATGGCTAAGTctatatagtcctcaacttgcaatagTTCCTTCAGTGACcactcgaagttacaacggcactggaaagaATGACGTAGGACTCTCGCTCACCCTCACCACCGTTGCAGATACCCCCAGGGTCAAGGGATCACAATTCCAGCACcatttggcaactgacccatatttatgacagctgcaggtTGCCtggtcccattttgcgaccttctgacaggcaaaatcCATGGGAAATTCAGAATCACAcggcaaccatgttactaacaacaaccgcagggattcgcttaacaactgtggtaagacgAGCCAGAAAACGAGGcaacatttgcttaacaactgtctctccacaacataaattttgaattcagttcagaggtggaattcagccagctGAGGCCAATTCACCTGAATGAGTAGGTAGGAATCCTGGATGagctctaggccagtgtttctcaaccttggcaacttgaagatgtccggactttaactcccagaattccccagccagcattcgctggctggggaattctgggagttgaagtctggacatcttcaagttgccaaggttgagaaacactgacataatcCATTGTTAATTCCTAacttgtctgtctatccatccttgtctgtctgtctatctaatctcttatctatcatctaatctatctacctgtctgtctgtctaatccagtgtttctcaaccttagcaacttgaagatgtctggacttcaacttccagaattccccagccagcaaatgctggctggggaattctgggagttgaagtccagacatcttcaagttgccaaggttgagaaacactgctctaggctatCCTATTCAGCCCCCTTTTGGGGGCCAGGTGCCCTTTTGAGGCTGGGTGTGAAGCGAGTGGGTGGGCCCAGGGCGAACCAGTGGTGACggaatgtgaaacccaccgctgtttccgttgtggttgttaagctgaggactacagtaTGGTGTAAAAATAGCACCTTTGAGGCTGCAATGTTATTACTTTCTAAAGGGAAAGAGTCGGAAATCAatgcctttcttcctcctttttccccttctatcccacactttctcctcttcccctttttcctcccctagATTCCAATTATTTTCActtcctttgtattttatattccaaTGAACTAGTACAATTTTAATCGCAGGAAAGAAagacctctgttattctgcattcggTCATTCTTTTATTTGGTTATAGCTGTGCAACTTCAGAGAAACCCCATGATAGCTAATGTTGGTTCTCCTGAGAAGCTCACAGGGGTCTGGGGCttgtcttctctccctcccctccttttgaGGCTTACTGGCTTTGTAGTCGGTGCTGCTTTGCACGGTGAGGAGGGGGGCAGTTGTGCTGACCAGCCACGTTGATCTCCCATGGGTGCTTGTCTCATTTTCCATCCTGTCCTGAAGCCCCTGCAGAATCCCTTGGGAGACCTCCCTGGAATCATGTTCCAacccttggaaggctggaaaaataaaataaaataaatacctcAAGATCTTCAAGAAAGAGAATATCTCCCCTCTAATTTTTAATAATATGttattttccattgtttttcAGAGGTCTGGATTGTGGTTCCAACGTTGTCAATGCAATCCTGCTGGAATCTCACACATTCAGACGAACAAAGCATTCTGCTATTTAGCCAACATTTCACGAATCAGCCTGGAATGATTGTCCTGGCTGATAAACCACGTCATCTGTTCCGAACCACGATTTGCCACGTGCCCTAAATGTTGTATAATTTTAACAAACGTTGCTCCATCTCCCCCAGATGCTCTCCACCTCAAGGTAGGGTATTTTTCCTCCCAAGCACCACaattgataataaataaaatagaatactggATTaaccaaaacaaataaataaaacaattgaaTTATTAAGATCAGGGAGAGGACCCTTCAGGTGCCAGGCAAAATAACCACAGAAATACCGATGCCCCCAGTCGTGTTTATCCCCAAGTTTGACTCCTTTTCTGCAACCAGAGCTGGCTGGGGCCCGGGGATGGAGGCCTCCGGACTGATGGTGCAATTCCCACACCCAGAGGGAGTGTGACACACAAGCAGGCCCACTCCAGGGTTGTGAAAGAAATGCCACCCTACCATTCTGAAGATGGCAGTGCCTGTGTAGCTTGAATGCCCAGCGTTAATCCCCTGCTCCAAGTTGCTTGGAACTCAGTTGCAAAGAGGACCTCCGATTCTTATAGCAGAtcgcagatagtcctcgatttacaactgcaattgagcctggaattatagTCGTAAATCATGGCAGTTGTTCATTGCACCAAATTTGATAACCTTTTCTTTGCGGTGGCCGTTAAGAAGATACTGCAGTCACTAACTGGATCATTGTAGCCAATGAGGGTTTTTCTCTAAATACCAGttgccataaaaaaaaaacatcataaatTACAGTTTTGTTATTGCAGGATTCTGCCAGAAATGgccataaatacaggccagttgccaaagACCCCAAAATGTGATCCTATGGCCATGGGGGGTATATGTGTCCAACATAAATTCAAAACAGGGCATAAGTGGCTCCATTGtggccgtaagccgaggactacccctAAATAAGCTTTCTCACACATTGCAAAGAACCGAAGCAGGAGATTTTTCATGCTCTTTCGACCTCTCCAATTCCTTCATCTCTCCAAAGTGCCCGAAAGGAGAATTTTGCAGAATCTCTAGAAAGGACAGGTAGCCACGCGTGGCCCTTTCTAGATAAATCGCCAATCTCAGTTATTCAACTGACCCATTTTCTGACCATTCCATCCTTTGAaccttaaaccagtggttcccaaacttggcaactttaagacttgtggacttcaactcccagaattctccagccagctcttctgggagttgaagtccacaagtcttaaaagttgccaagtttgggaaccactgccttaaaccAACCAAACAAGCTGGATTTGCACACCTGGCTTAGctgctcccttccctccccccaaaaagaaggTCAGAAACGACCTTCATTCTAGCCACACTTGACATGGAATGGAAACGCAGCTGCTGCTCCTTTCGCACAAGGGACGCCTGCCTCGTGAATTCAACTCCCGCATTCCTTTTCACCTGGTGCTTTCACCGGTTTTCTTTCAAGCTGATTCAAACGGGGAGATTTGGAGGGAAGTGGTTAGTACAGTTTT
This window contains:
- the LOC116520091 gene encoding uncharacterized protein LOC116520091, producing MWPLWIAALFHLAAFQGLEHDSREVSQGILQGLQDRMENETSTHGRSTWLVSTTAPLLTVQSSTDYKARRLKAPTITVRAENGTCQALLRCAVPGEEAGNLNFTWSQVNGSVVLSRAQTLNITQKPQRGTMDYVCTVGSQAGERSSMVSLEKHCQSADSGTKTDPPVTSKYHSASFYAKYIAPLLIVLVVLLVLFLMYRRKRGREIHSSMESINESSDSDEEVGPSVDQTAEVSFLPEGVKPLPQDNTSIAEAAVSNREKASDTPKQLPTQA